GGCTACGATCACTGCAGCGATGGTCAAGGACCTGCGCGAATCCACCGGCGCGGGCATGATGGATTGCAAGGCGGCGCTCACCGAAACCGGTGGCGACATGCAGGCCGCCCAGGACTGGCTGCGCAAGAAGGGCCTCTCCAAGGCGGCCAAGAAGGCCGGTCGGGTTGCGGCGGAGGGCCTGATCGGCGCGTTGACCGCGGGCACCAAGGGCGTGGTCGTCGAGGTCAATTCCGAAACCGATTTCGTTGCGCGCAACGAGCAGTTCCAGGGTCTCGTCAAGATGATCGCGCAGGTCGCGCTCGAGGCCGGCGCCGACGTCGAGAAGATCAAGGCGGCCAAGGTCGGCAGCGTGACGGTCGAGGCCGCCATTTCGGACGCGATCGCGACCATCGGCGAGAACATGACGCTGCGTCGCGCGGCCGTGCTGCGGGTCGATAAGGGCGTGGTATCGAGCTATGTGCACAACGCCGTGGTCGACGGCGCGGGCAAGATGGGCGTGATCGTGGCGCTCGAATCGGCCGGCAAGGCCGACGAACTCGCCCAGCTCGGCCGCCAGCTCGCCATGCATGTCGCGGCCGCCAATCCGCTGGCGATCGACCCGGCCGGGCTCGATCCGACCCTGATCAAGCGGGAGAAGGACGTGCTGGCCGACAAGTACCGCCAGCAGGGCAAGCCGGAGAACGTGATCGAGAAGATCGTAGAGTCCGGCCTGAAGACCTTCTACAAGGAAGTTTGCCTGCTGGAACAGGCCTTTATCCATGACAGCGGCAAATCGGTTGCCCAGGCGGTCAAGGAAGCTGAGGGCAAAATCGGCGGAGCAGTGAAGATCGCCGGCTTTGTGCGCTATGCTCTCGGCGAGGGAATCGAAAAGCAAGAGTCCGATTTCGCGGCCGAGGTCGCTGCCGCCAGCGGCAAGAAGTAACCCGCCGGACTGTCCTGCTCCGGCGTGCCAAGCACGCCGGCCGCGTGCGGGGAAGGGAAGCAGATCGCAATGGCCGAGCCTGTCTACCGTCGGGTGGTGATCAAGCTGTCTGGGGAATACCTTGCGGGCAGCAAGGGCTCCGGCATCGATCAGCCGACCGTGGACCGGATCGCAGGCGATCTGATCGCCGCCCGGGCGCTTGGTGCCGAGGTCGCTGTCGTGGTTGGCGGCGGCAACATGGTGCGCGGGGTCGAAGTGTCCTCGCGCGGCGTGTCGCGCCCGACCGGCGACACCATGGGCATGCTGGCGACCGTCATGAACTGCCTTGCGCTGGAGGCTGCGATCGAGCGCAAGGGAACGCCGGCGCGAACGCTGTCGGCGTTTGTCATGCCCGAAATCTGTGAGCTTTTCACCCGCGCTGCGGCGCACAAATACCTTGCCGAGGGCCGTATCGTGCTGCTCGGCGGCGGCACCGGCAATCCCTTCTTCACCACCGACACCACGGCGGTGCTGCGCGCCGCCGAGATCGACGCGCAAGCGGTGTTGAAAGCCACCAATGTCGACGGCGTCTACAGCGCCGATCCCAAGAAGGACCCATCCGCCAAGCGGTTCGACCGTTTGACGCATTCCCAGGCCATCGCGGGCGGTTACAAGGTTATGGACGCGACGGCATTCGCGCTTGCCCGTGAAACGTCGCTGCCTATCATCGTGTTCTCGATCGCCGAGCCGGGCTCGATCGGCGCCATCTTGCGCGGCAACGGCCACGGCACGATCGTCGCTGGCTGACCGGCGCCGCGGTTCCGAACCGGCCGGGCGCGTCGAGGAGCCGTATCAGGAGGAAGAGCGTTATGGCCACGGGTAATTTTGATATCAACGAATTGAAGCGCCGGATGCAGGGCGCGACCCAGGCGCTCAAGCACGAACTCGGCGGCCTGCGTACCGGGCGCGCTTCAGCCTCCATGCTGGAGCCGGTGCAGGTCGACGCCTATGGCAGCCACATGCCGCTGAACCAGCTTGCGACCATCTCGGTGCCGGAACCGCGCCTGATCTCGGTGCAGGTGTGGGACAAGTCCATGGTCAAGGCGGTGGAGAAGGCGATCGTCGATTCCAATCTCGGTCTTTCGCCGGCGACCGAGGGCCAGGTGCTTCGCCTGCGCATCCCCGAGCTCAACGAGGAGCGGCGCAAGGAGCTCGTCAAGGTCGCGCACAAATATGCGGAAGCGGCCAAGGTCGCGGTACGCCATGTGCGCCGCGACGGTCTCGACGTCGTCAAGAAGCTCGAGAAGAACCACGAGATTTCCGAGGACGACCAAGAGCGTTTCGCCAACGAGGTCCAGAAGGCGACCGACGGCATGATCGCCGAGATCGACCAGCTGCTCGCGGCCAAGGAAAAGGAAATCCTCACCGTCTGATCGGCGGTGAGATTGTCCGGGATTGATTGATGTCGAATGCTGCCGTGCCAGCCAGCCAAGCATCGGATCGCACCGACGCTCCGTTGCACGTGGCCATCATCATGGACGGCAACGGCCGCTGGGCGGCCGCGCGCGGCCTGCCGCGGGCGGAAGGCCATAGGCGCGGTGTCGAGGCGCTGCGGCGCGTCGTGCGTGCCGCGCATGAGCTCGGCATCCACCATCTCACCATCTTTTCGTTCAGCTCGGAAAACTGGTCGCGTCCGGCGACCGAGATCGGCGACCTGTTCGGTCTCCTGCGCCGCTTCATCCGCAACGATCTCGCCACCCTGCACCGTGACGGCGTCAGGGTGCGCGTGATCGGCGAACGCGCCGGCCTCGATGCGGACATCTGCTCGCTCCTGACCGAGGCCGAGGAGCTGACGCGCAACAACACCCGCCTCAACCTGATCGTCGCCTTCAACTACGGATCGCGCCAGGAGATCGCCCGCGCGGCGCAGCGCCTTGCGCAGGAAGCCGCCGACGGCAAGCGCGATCCGTCGTCGATCAACGCCGACGCGCTCGGACAATATCTCGACGCGCCCGACATTCCCGACCCCGATCTCATCATCCGCACCAGCGGCGAGCAGCGGCTGTCGAATTTCCTGATGTGGCAGGCCGCCTATAGCGAGCTTGTGTTCGTGCCGATGCATTGGCCGGATTTCGACAAGGCGGCGCTGGAAAGCGCGATCGCCGAATATGCCAGACGCGAGCGCCGGTTCGGCGGTCTGGCGGCGAAAACCGGATCGTGAGCGAAAGCGAGGCAGCAGCACCCGGGCAGGGCTCGCGCAACCTCGTTGTGCGCGCTACTGCTGCTCTCGTTCTGGCGCCGCTTGCCATCGCGATCGCCTATGCCGGCGGATGGCTGTGGGCGGTGCTGGTTATACTGGCTGCTGCTGGCCTCTATCTGGAATGGGCGATGGTCGTCGGCGTTGCGCGCGAACGGCGCGTGCTCGTCGCCGGGATCGTCGCGCTCGTGGCCGCCGGCATTGCGCTTGCGGCAGGGTGGCCTGGCGCAGCGCTGCTTGCCGTCGTGGTCGGGCTTGCCGCCGTCGCCGCTATCGGCGGCGAGAGGCGCGTCTGGATCGCCGCGGGGTTTTGCTATGCGGCCGCCGCCGAGATGGCGTCGGTGCTGGTTCGCCGCGATCCGGTGGAAGGTTTTGCGGCGCTGCTGTTCGTCCTGCTGGTCGTCTGGGCCGCCGATATCGGCGGCTATTTTGCCGGCCGCGGTATCGGCGGCCCGAAACTCTGGCCGCGCATCAGCCCAAAAAAGACCTGGGCCGGGGCAATCGGCGGCTTCGTCGCGAGCCTCATGGTCGCCGCCGGCTTTGCCGCGTTTGACCTTGGCAAGGCGGCCGCGCTGCTGCCATTGGGGGCGGGGCTGTCGATCGTCTCCCAGCTCGGTGATCTCCTTGAATCCGCGGTCAAACGCCGCTTTGGCGTCAAGGACTCGAGCCACCTGATTCCTGGCCATGGCGGCCTGATGGACCGCCTGGACGGCTTCGTGGCCGCCATCGTTGTGGCGGCAATTTTCGGTTTTTTGCGGGGCGGCGCCGATGGCGTCGGCCGCGGTCTTATGGTTTGGTGAAGAGATGAGCGCTGTTCCGTTGCGTAACAACAAGGCCGCTCCGTCCGCCGTGCGCACGGTGACGGTGCTGGGAGCCACCGGATCGATCGGCGACAGCACGATGGATCTGCTGCGCGCCGCGCGTGAGCGCTACCGGGTCGAGGCCCTGACGGCGAACGGCAATGTGCAGGCGCTGGCCAAGCTCGCGAAGGAATTCGACGCGCGCTTCGTCGCGATCGCCGATCCCAGCAGGCTAGCCGAGCTGAAGCAGGCGCTCGCAGGGACGCGCACCGAATGCGGTGCCGGCGAGAGCGCGATCATCGAGGCGGCTGCGCGGCCGGCGGATTGGGTGATGGCGGCGGTCTCGGGCGCAGCCGGCCTGAAGCCTGCGCTGGCGGCGGTAGATCGCGGTGCCACCGTCGCGCTCGCCAACAAGGAATGCCTGGTGT
This genomic interval from Bradyrhizobium sp. NP1 contains the following:
- the tsf gene encoding translation elongation factor Ts, translated to MATITAAMVKDLRESTGAGMMDCKAALTETGGDMQAAQDWLRKKGLSKAAKKAGRVAAEGLIGALTAGTKGVVVEVNSETDFVARNEQFQGLVKMIAQVALEAGADVEKIKAAKVGSVTVEAAISDAIATIGENMTLRRAAVLRVDKGVVSSYVHNAVVDGAGKMGVIVALESAGKADELAQLGRQLAMHVAAANPLAIDPAGLDPTLIKREKDVLADKYRQQGKPENVIEKIVESGLKTFYKEVCLLEQAFIHDSGKSVAQAVKEAEGKIGGAVKIAGFVRYALGEGIEKQESDFAAEVAAASGKK
- the pyrH gene encoding UMP kinase codes for the protein MAEPVYRRVVIKLSGEYLAGSKGSGIDQPTVDRIAGDLIAARALGAEVAVVVGGGNMVRGVEVSSRGVSRPTGDTMGMLATVMNCLALEAAIERKGTPARTLSAFVMPEICELFTRAAAHKYLAEGRIVLLGGGTGNPFFTTDTTAVLRAAEIDAQAVLKATNVDGVYSADPKKDPSAKRFDRLTHSQAIAGGYKVMDATAFALARETSLPIIVFSIAEPGSIGAILRGNGHGTIVAG
- the frr gene encoding ribosome recycling factor, whose amino-acid sequence is MATGNFDINELKRRMQGATQALKHELGGLRTGRASASMLEPVQVDAYGSHMPLNQLATISVPEPRLISVQVWDKSMVKAVEKAIVDSNLGLSPATEGQVLRLRIPELNEERRKELVKVAHKYAEAAKVAVRHVRRDGLDVVKKLEKNHEISEDDQERFANEVQKATDGMIAEIDQLLAAKEKEILTV
- a CDS encoding isoprenyl transferase; translation: MSNAAVPASQASDRTDAPLHVAIIMDGNGRWAAARGLPRAEGHRRGVEALRRVVRAAHELGIHHLTIFSFSSENWSRPATEIGDLFGLLRRFIRNDLATLHRDGVRVRVIGERAGLDADICSLLTEAEELTRNNTRLNLIVAFNYGSRQEIARAAQRLAQEAADGKRDPSSINADALGQYLDAPDIPDPDLIIRTSGEQRLSNFLMWQAAYSELVFVPMHWPDFDKAALESAIAEYARRERRFGGLAAKTGS
- a CDS encoding phosphatidate cytidylyltransferase, giving the protein MSESEAAAPGQGSRNLVVRATAALVLAPLAIAIAYAGGWLWAVLVILAAAGLYLEWAMVVGVARERRVLVAGIVALVAAGIALAAGWPGAALLAVVVGLAAVAAIGGERRVWIAAGFCYAAAAEMASVLVRRDPVEGFAALLFVLLVVWAADIGGYFAGRGIGGPKLWPRISPKKTWAGAIGGFVASLMVAAGFAAFDLGKAAALLPLGAGLSIVSQLGDLLESAVKRRFGVKDSSHLIPGHGGLMDRLDGFVAAIVVAAIFGFLRGGADGVGRGLMVW